CATACCATTGTGTGTACCAATTATGATTTCTTTTTTACCATCTGTAAGGCGAACTGAGATTAATTCATCATCCTCACGAAGTGAAATGGCAATTAATCCATTGGTACGTATATTTGCAAAGTTAGACAATGGTGTACGTTTTGTGACTCCAGTGCGTGTAGTAAAGACAAAGTAAGCATCCTCATCATAAGATGCAACGCGAATAACAGCCGTTACTTTCTCTTCCTTATCTACGTTTAGTAAATTAACTAAAGGCAAACCTTTTGCTGTTCTACCAAACTCAGGAATTTCATAACCTTTTGCTTTAAATACCTTACCCTTAGATGTAAAGAATAGAATCGTGTCATGGGTAGATGTATAAAGTAAATGTTCTACAAAATCATCTTCATGTGTACCCATTCCTTGGACACCACGTCCTCCACGACGTTGACTGCGGTAAGTATTAGCTGGAAGACGTTTAATATAACCATTATGAGTGATTGTAATAACAGAATTTTCACGAGGAATTAAATCTTCATCTTCAATCATTTCCATACCGCCAGAAGTAATTTCTGTGCGACGACCATCATTAAAACGTTCTTTTATTTCTAATAATTCATCATGAATAATTTGACGGATTTTCGCTTCATCCGCAAGAATTTCTTTTAATTCTTTTATTAGTGCTAGTAATTCTTGGTACTCTGCTTCAATTTTATCGCGTTCCAAACCAGTTAACCTTTGCAAACGCATATCTAAAATTGCTTGTGCTTGCCGTTCGCTCAGAGTGAATTTTTCCATCAATCCATTTTTGGCAATTTCCGCTGTTTGAGACGCACGAATTAAGCTAATAATTTCATCGATATGATCGAGTGCAATACGTAAACCTTCAAGTATATGGGCACGGTTTTCTGCTTTACGTAATTCAAATTCTGTTCGTCTACGAATCACTACTTTTTGGTGTTCTAAGTAATGATATAGTGCTTCTTTTAAACTTAATACTTTTGGTTGCCCACCGACAAGAGCCAACATATTAATACCAAAGGTAGTTTGCATTGCTGTTTGTTTATATAAGTTATTTAATACAACATTTGCATTCGCATCTTTGCGAACATCAATTGTAACGCGCATTCCTGTACGATCAGATTCATCGCGAATATTTGTAATTCCATCGATTTTCTTATCTCGTACTAGTTCTGCAATTTTCTCGATTAAACGCGCTTTATTGACTTGATAAGGGAGCTCGTGAATGACGATAACTTCTTTACCACTTGACTTTTGTTCAATTTCCACACGCGCACGAGTTACGATAGAGCCACGGCCAGTTTCATAAGCACGGCGAATACCACTTTTACCTAG
This window of the Rummeliibacillus pycnus genome carries:
- the gyrA gene encoding DNA gyrase subunit A, with translation MSEINNSGVKGVNITKTIRTSFLDYAMSVIVSRALPDVRDGLKPVQRRILYGMQELGSTSDKPYKKSARIVGDVMGKYHPHGDSSIYEAMVRMAQDFSYRYMLVDGHGNFGSVDGDGAAAMRYTESRMSKISMEMLRDINKDTIDYQDNYDGNEKEPVVLPARYPNLLVNGASGIAVGMATNIPPHQLGEVIDGVLAVSDNPAITTEELMEIIPGPDFPTGGLILGKSGIRRAYETGRGSIVTRARVEIEQKSSGKEVIVIHELPYQVNKARLIEKIAELVRDKKIDGITNIRDESDRTGMRVTIDVRKDANANVVLNNLYKQTAMQTTFGINMLALVGGQPKVLSLKEALYHYLEHQKVVIRRRTEFELRKAENRAHILEGLRIALDHIDEIISLIRASQTAEIAKNGLMEKFTLSERQAQAILDMRLQRLTGLERDKIEAEYQELLALIKELKEILADEAKIRQIIHDELLEIKERFNDGRRTEITSGGMEMIEDEDLIPRENSVITITHNGYIKRLPANTYRSQRRGGRGVQGMGTHEDDFVEHLLYTSTHDTILFFTSKGKVFKAKGYEIPEFGRTAKGLPLVNLLNVDKEEKVTAVIRVASYDEDAYFVFTTRTGVTKRTPLSNFANIRTNGLIAISLREDDELISVRLTDGKKEIIIGTHNGMLVRFNEEDIRSMGRTAAGVRGIRLRDEDYVVGMEIVEPGQEILVVTEKGYGKRTPETEYRLQNRGGVGIKTCQITDKNGPLVAVKTIDGQEDLMLMTINGMLIRMDIDDISVTGRSTQGVRLIRLADDELVASVAKVKKETDEEIDEDEITETEDDHETSEEDEIIETEDNHESSEE